ggtcgTTGTCGACCGGATCCGTCACCGTGACGGTCGAACCctccccctcttcctcctcttcctcccctccggcGGCCGCGTCGGCGCTGGCGCCGCCGTCCCATACGGTGGTGCTTCGGCTGAAGCGGCGGGCGAAGAAGAAGGTGACGTGGAAGGAAGGGACGGTGGACAACGAGTTCCTCGGCCGCAAGAGCTCCAAGAAGTGCTGCGTCTTCCTCAAGGAGGTCCCCTTCGACGAGGACTGCAGCGACGATGAGGGCCCCAACGGCAGGGGCGGCGGGCGCCGCTGCCTGCAGGGAGAGGCCGGCGAGGGCACcggcagcggcggtggaggATGCTCTTCCTACTCCCACGACCACAACCATCACCACCACTGATCTCCATGCGGGGATGCGTTCGAATTGGAGCTTCTTGATCTCTTTAGGTATTGGGCGAGAATCGATGTTTATCTTCATTATGCTGTGATGTATTTATAATCTGTTGCGATTAGATGAGTGGAAATGCGAATTTGGTGCTAATTTTTTGGGGAAAACGTGTTCTAGAATTGCTGTATCGGTGCTTGAGGACCAATCAAGGGCAATCATTTAGTAAATTGAATGTTAAGATTCGAGGTCTGGCTGTTATTGCTGCGGTTGTGAAAACATTTTGTTATAAAATGGTGATTCGTCCTTCAGTAGTACGTCATTTCCAAACCATCACTAACAAGAATTTTTCTAACATGATACACTCACATCTGTCAGTCAATTTTTCTGCACTCCATTGTTTCTGCACTGATCATGCTGTGTTTGGTTGGTGTAATCTGCAGGCAGCTTGGATGGGCCTCCTCATGGATACCTGAAGTTATTGGTTATCCTACCATTGGAAACTTGACTTATTTGTGTCAAACTTTAGGTGAAAATTACTGCTTTTTTTTTGTACTTCGTTTGCTGACGCTAAGCTAGCTCTACCATGTATTGGATCTTGCAAGAGAGAACCATTGTGCAAGGTATTGTTAGGCTGCACTTCTACGCGTTATTGTATTGTTTGGTACGTCCAATTATCTGTTTGGAGATGTATAGAATGCTCTTCCTGTTATCATTGTCATGTTTTGATTGTGTCAAAGCTTATGCAGTCTGTTCTTCTGGCTGATTCATTGGTCACCTTATAATCCATATTGGCTTTATTGTATTCGTGTCTTATAGCGGCATGCTGTTATTAAAGATGAAGTACAGCTGTTTATGTCCTGTGTGGTTGCTGTCTTATTGGTTTGACTCAACCATAGTTATGCTGATCCTCATAGTACATAATGTTGCCTTAATAAGTTTATGAAACTTGTGTGTGTATACCATGGACCTCACCCATCAGATCAGAGCACTAATGTCGAAAATGGGAACATATTATTGCAAACTAATGATTAGG
This genomic window from Phragmites australis chromosome 7, lpPhrAust1.1, whole genome shotgun sequence contains:
- the LOC133923975 gene encoding protein phosphatase 1 regulatory subunit INH3-like, whose amino-acid sequence is MASHAPPPRSLSTGSVTVTVEPSPSSSSSSPPAAASALAPPSHTVVLRLKRRAKKKVTWKEGTVDNEFLGRKSSKKCCVFLKEVPFDEDCSDDEGPNGRGGGRRCLQGEAGEGTGSGGGGCSSYSHDHNHHHH